In Ptychodera flava strain L36383 chromosome 17, AS_Pfla_20210202, whole genome shotgun sequence, one genomic interval encodes:
- the LOC139115253 gene encoding tetratricopeptide repeat protein 38-like, whose amino-acid sequence MYNQWRDCQEWQKQGLPLSTTNNETAKLYDAVLCQYVGWYDEDAVGGIEASAKKLVESDPNFVLGHVLVNGLDVMGTGRSIYLDAEFKTDIDNIVKLAENSNVSSREKLHAEAIKLWAYGDITKAQDKWEEVLVQYPTDMLALKFAHDSYFYMGYSAQIRDSIARVMPHWKKDTPLYGYLMGMHAFGLVETNLYDQAEKEARLGLDLNKNDAWSTHSLAHVFEMMGRQDEGTSFMSSTKDNWTKCGMLACHNYWHWALYLLEKGEQSAALEIFDSEVGQRVKSGALLDIVDSCSLLYRMEMEGVNVGERWKDVYEICKPHIGEHILCFNDIHLLMSTLGSKQKEEANRMMESIHTFINEKTGTQRQLAQEVGAVICNAFQAYDSGNFAEAVELFLPIRYQVWKIGGSNAQRDLFNLFLINAALKSPEKKHHQLARSLLIERKALKECAPMTDRLIGRAMALHVD is encoded by the exons ATGTACAACCAGTGGCGTGATTGTCAG GAGTGGCAGAAACAGGGACTCCCACTGTCCACAACCAACAATGAAACTGCCAAGTTGTATGATGCGGTACTTTGTCAG TATGTAGGATGGTATGATGAAGATGCAGTTGGAGGAATTGAGGCCTCTGCAAAGAAATTAGTGGAATCAGATCCAAACTTTG TTCTTGGTCATGTGCTTGTCAATGGACTTGATGTCATGGGTACTGGCAGATCCATCTATCTGGACGCTGAATTCAAAACGGACATTGACAACATAGTGAAGCTGGCTGAGAATTCCAACGTCAGTTCCAGGGAAAAACTCCATGCTGAAGCAATCAAATTATGGGCTTATGG GGATATCACTAAGGCCCAGGACAAGTGGGAGGAAGTGTTGGTTCAGTATCCTACTGACATGCTTGCTTTGAAGTTTGCACATGATTCATATTTCTACATGGGTTACTCTGCTCAGATACGAGACTCCATTGCCAGAGTTATGCCCCATTGGAAGAAAGACACTCCGCTGTATGG ATATTTGATGGGGATGCATGCTTTTGGTCTGGTAGAGACAAACTTATATGATCAAGCGGAGAAAGAAGCCCGGTTG GGTTTGGATTTGAACAAAAACGATGCCTGGTCAACTCATTCTCTGGCCCATGTATTTGAAATGATGGGGAGACAGGATGAAGGTACATCTTTCATGAGTTCAACAAAGGACAACTGGACT AAATGTGGCATGCTTGCATGTCACAACTATTGGCACTGGGCTCTTTACCTCCTGGAAAAG GGTGAACAGTCTGCAGCCTTGGAGATCTTTGACTCTGAA GTTGGACAGAGAGTCAAATCAGGGGCATTGCTGGACATCGTAGACTCGTGTTCATTGCTCTACAGAATGGAAATGGAGG GCGTAAATGTTGGTGAAAGGTGGAAAGATGTCTACGAAATCTGCAAACCTCACATTGGGGAACACATTCTGTGTTTCAACGACATCCATTTGCTCATGTCCACACTGGGCTCAAAACAGAAAGAGGAAGCAAACAGAATGATGGAGTCTATTCACACTTTCATCAA TGAGAAAACTGGTACTCAGCGTCAGCTTGCTCAGGAGGTTGGTGCTGTGATATGCAATGCCTTCCAAGCCTATGATAGTGGTAACTTTGCTGAAGCAGTGGAGCTCTTCCTGCCAATCCGTTATCAAGTGTGGAAAATTGGCGGCAGTAATGCCCAG AGAGATCTCTTCAATTTGTTCCTGATAAACGCAGCCTTGAAATCACCTGAGAAGAAGCACCATCAGTTGgcaag GTCTCTTCTTATTGAGAGGAAAGCCCTCAAAGAGTGTGCACCAATGACCGACAGGCTGATTGGCAGAGCCATGGCTTTACATGTCGACTGA